TTGAAACCATACCAGGTTCTTATCAGGTAAGGTAATTGCCCGGGGGTCATTAAACCCACGAACGCCTTTTAACGAACCAAAACAATGGTCGAAAGAGCGATTCTCCTGCATCAACAACACCACATGTTCGGCATCCATAAATGTACTACCTGCCTTGGGATCAATTGCAAGTGCTTTTTGAATGGATGGAGGCAATACACTAAATATCCCGGCCGCACCAGAAAGCATTGCCGCCTTTTTAATAAATTCTCTTCTAGTATCCATTTTTAAAGTAGAGTTTCCTTCAATTTCCATTTATTAAAAGAAAACAGTTTTCAATTAAATTCTTTTCTGTCCAATTATCAATAAAAAACCCGACAATATTATATCGGGTTCTTTATGCTTATGATAATTAAATGTTATTCTTAACCCACCACATTGGTTAAGTCTTGGATACTGTCCTTGACAATTTCCTCATCCTTAATAAATCGCGTACCATATTCAAATAGTTTATGAAAGTTAAGCTCATAAATCAGCGAGAAAGCATCCATATCTCCTTTTTTTAAGGAAATCCAAATTTCAGTATATGATTTGTGATTCTCTTTTTATATCCACAATTTATCTTTTTTAAAAAGCTTGACCTCCGCATATAAGGTAGCGTGAAACAAATGGATACTTAATTCTCTATAATCAATACCTATCAGCGTATTATGAAAAAGTTAATTGAATCCTAAATAAAACAAAAAACCCTGACCAGCAATCTGATCAGGGTTTTTCGTATATGCTTTACATTTATCTTATGCTTCCGCCAAAGCGTTTGCACCAGAAACGATTTCTAAAATTTCGTTAGTAATTGCAGCCTGACGAGCCTGGTTATATTGTAATGTTAAGGTTCTTAACAATTCACCAGCATTATCAGTTGCTTTATCCATCGCTGTCATACGAGCACCGTGTTCTGCAGCGTGAGAATCAAGAATGGCCTTGTAAAATTGTAAACGAATTGATTTAGGAATCAACTCTTCAACAATTTCTTCTTTTGTAGGCTCAAACAAATAGTCAGTTTTGCTACCATGAGCATCAGCAACAGCTTTTGGCAATGGTAATAGTTGCTCATGCGTAAGGATCTGTACAGCAGCATTTTTGTACTGGTTATAAATCATTTCAACATGATCAAACTTGCCCCCGGCGAAACCTTCCATAATGGCTTCAACAATGGCAGAAGCGTTGGCAAAATTTAACTTGCTGAATAATTCATTGTTATTACCAATTACTTGAAAATTATTGCGAGTGTAGAAATCCTGAGCTTTTTTACCAACAGCAACAATGTACAGATTACCTTTTTTATGTTGCTCTGCATATTTTTCAGCAATTAACGCATTTGTGGCTTTAATTACGTTGTTATTGAAAGCACCGGCCAAACCACGGTTAGATGTAACCACTACAAGCAACACGTTGTTAACTTCGCGATCCTGTGTGAAAACATTATCCATATCGGCAACTGATTCACTTAAGTTGGCGAGCATACCTTTCAGCTTATTGGCATACGGACGCATTTGAACAATAGCGTCGGTTGCTCTACGAAATTTAGCTGCCGAAACCATTTTCATGGCTTTGGTGATCTGTTGCGTTGATTTTACAGATGCAATTCTAAGACGTACTTCTTTTAAGTTGGCCATTTTTTATTGATTTCGGGTTTCGAGTTACGAGTTAAGAGTAAACACCCATTAACTCGTAACCTTTAACTCGGAATTAATGTTGATTTTAGTATTTTGATGAAACTTCTTTTCCTACTGCTTCAAGAACCTTAGTAACTTCGTCAGTTAATTGTCCTTTTTTCAATTGACCAAGAACATCTTTATGACTAGTTTCTAATGTTTGAAGGAACTCTGCTTCAAATTCTCTTACTTTAGCTACTGGCACGTTACGTAATAAACCTTTAGTACCTAAGTAGATAATCGCAGTTTGTTTCTCAACTGAAAGTGGAGAGTATTGTCCTTGTTTAAGGATTTCTACGTTACGTGCACCTTTATCTAACACTGCCTTAGTTGAAGCATCCAAGTCCGAACCGAATTTAGAGAAGGCCTCTAACTCACGGTATTGTGCCTGGTCAAGCTTTAAGGTACCAGAAACTTTCTTCATCGACTTGATCTGAGCGTTACCACCTACACGTGATACCGAAATACCTACGTTGATAGCCGGACGAACACCAGCGTTAAACAAGTTCGATTCCAAGAAGATCTGACCATCAGTAATTGAAATTACGTTGGTTGGGATATACGCAGATACGTCACCTGCTTGAGTTTCGATAATTGGAAGTGCAGTTAATGAACCGCCACCTTTTACCTTACTTCTCAATGACTCTGGAAGGTCGTTCATTTGCTGAGCGATCTCATCAGTAGCATTGATTTTGGCAGCACGTTCTAACAAACGTGAGTGTAAGTAGAATACGTCACCAGGATAAGCCTCACGACCAGGTGGACGACGTAATAACAACGACACCTCACGGTAAGCAACAGCTTGTTTAGACAAATCATCATAAACGATCAACGCAGGACGACCTGTATCACGGAAATATTCACCGATAGCTGCACCTGCAAACGGAGCGTAGAACTGCATAGGAGCAGGGTCTGCAGCCGAAGCAGCAACAATTACAGTATATGGCATTGCGCCGTTCTCTGTTAATGTCTTAACAATGTTAGCAACGGTAGAGTTTTTCTGACCACAAGCAACATAGATACAATAAACAGGGTTTCCGGCTTCGTAAAATTCTTTTTGGTTAATAATGGTATCAATAGCAACAGCAGTTTTACCTGTCTGACGGTCACCAATGATCAACTCACGCTGACCACGACCGATAGGAATCATTGCATCAATCGCTTTAATAC
Above is a window of Solitalea lacus DNA encoding:
- the atpG gene encoding ATP synthase F1 subunit gamma, which produces MANLKEVRLRIASVKSTQQITKAMKMVSAAKFRRATDAIVQMRPYANKLKGMLANLSESVADMDNVFTQDREVNNVLLVVVTSNRGLAGAFNNNVIKATNALIAEKYAEQHKKGNLYIVAVGKKAQDFYTRNNFQVIGNNNELFSKLNFANASAIVEAIMEGFAGGKFDHVEMIYNQYKNAAVQILTHEQLLPLPKAVADAHGSKTDYLFEPTKEEIVEELIPKSIRLQFYKAILDSHAAEHGARMTAMDKATDNAGELLRTLTLQYNQARQAAITNEILEIVSGANALAEA
- the atpA gene encoding F0F1 ATP synthase subunit alpha; the protein is MAEVRPDEVSAILRQQLAGFKSEAELEEIGTVLQVGDGIARVYGLTKVKSGELVEFSNGLQGVVLNLEEDNVGVVLLGPSEGIKEGDTLKRTSRIASINVGEGMLGRVVNTLGQPIDGKGPIAGETFEMPLERKAPGVIYRQPVNEPLQTGIKAIDAMIPIGRGQRELIIGDRQTGKTAVAIDTIINQKEFYEAGNPVYCIYVACGQKNSTVANIVKTLTENGAMPYTVIVAASAADPAPMQFYAPFAGAAIGEYFRDTGRPALIVYDDLSKQAVAYREVSLLLRRPPGREAYPGDVFYLHSRLLERAAKINATDEIAQQMNDLPESLRSKVKGGGSLTALPIIETQAGDVSAYIPTNVISITDGQIFLESNLFNAGVRPAINVGISVSRVGGNAQIKSMKKVSGTLKLDQAQYRELEAFSKFGSDLDASTKAVLDKGARNVEILKQGQYSPLSVEKQTAIIYLGTKGLLRNVPVAKVREFEAEFLQTLETSHKDVLGQLKKGQLTDEVTKVLEAVGKEVSSKY